The Streptomyces durmitorensis genome contains the following window.
CGATCTGCTGCCGGGTCTGGTCGCCCAGCACGACCTCCTGATGGCCAACTTCTTCGCGCAGACGCAGGCGTTGGCCTTCGGCAAGACGCCCGACGAGGTACGCGCCGAGGGTGTGCCGGACGAACTCGTCCCGCACAAGACGTTCAAGGGCAACCACCCGACGACGACGATCCTCGCCAAGGACCTGACGCCGTCGGTTCTCGGCCAACTCATCGCGCTCTACGAACACAAGGTGTTCGTGCAGGGCGCCGTGTGGAACATCGACTCCTTCGACCAGTGGGGCGTCGAGCTCGGCAAGGTTCTCGCCAAGCGCATCGAGCCCGCCCTGACCGAGGGCGCGGACGTGCCGGACCTCGACGGTTCGACGACGGCGCTTGTCGCCAAGTACCGGACGCTGCGCGGGCGTTGAGCCGCTGAAACAGTACGGCCCGGTCCGCCAGGGAGGTGGACCGGGCCGCAGTGCTGTGTGCGCCGTTCAGGGAGAAGCCGGCGGATACAGATCGCGCGGCAGCTGCGCGGCCGCGGCGGCGTCGAGCAGCCACAGCGTCCGCGACCTGCCGTACGCGCCCGCGGCGGGCGCCTGTACCTCGCCCGCGCCCGACAGGGCGATCGCCGCGGCGTTCGCCTTGTCCTCGCCGGCCGCGAGCAGCCACACCTCACGGGCCGCCCGGATCGCCGGGAGTGTGAGCGTGATGCGAGTGGGCGGCGGCTTGGGCGCGCCGTGCACGCCGACCACCGTCCGCTCCGTCTCGCGGACCGCGGGCAACTCCGGGAAGAGCGAGGCGACATGGGTGTCCGGGCCGACGCCAAGCATCAGCACGTCGAACGTCGGCACCGGGACACCCGTGGCGGCAGCCACTGATTGATAATGCTCGGGCCCCGCAGCCGCGGTGAGCTCGGCCGCGTACATCCCGGCCGCCGCGTCCACCTCGTAGGCACCGTCCGAGGCGGGCATCGGATGCACCCGGGCCGGGTTCAGGGGCACCGAGTCGAGCAGTGCCTCCTTGGCCTGGGTGTAGTTGCGCTCCGGGTCGCCGTCCGGCAGGAAGCGCTCGTCGCCCCACCACAGGTCCAGGCGCGACCAGTCGATCGCGTCCTTCGCCGGGGAGGAACTCAGCGCC
Protein-coding sequences here:
- the pgl gene encoding 6-phosphogluconolactonase, with amino-acid sequence MSAAPQLVVHRDKELMAQAAAARLITKIVDAQAARGYASVVLTGGRNGNGLLAALSSSPAKDAIDWSRLDLWWGDERFLPDGDPERNYTQAKEALLDSVPLNPARVHPMPASDGAYEVDAAAGMYAAELTAAAGPEHYQSVAAATGVPVPTFDVLMLGVGPDTHVASLFPELPAVRETERTVVGVHGAPKPPPTRITLTLPAIRAAREVWLLAAGEDKANAAAIALSGAGEVQAPAAGAYGRSRTLWLLDAAAAAQLPRDLYPPASP